The Streptomyces sp. ICC1 DNA window CCGCTACGGGCATCATCAGCGCAGGTCGTGAGGGGGTTGGGAACGCGCTGGGAACGGTCGAGGGTGTTCATTCGCCACTCTCCCGAACGGCCTCTTTGGCAAGCGCTACGACGGTACGGCCGAGCATCGACGTCTCTGAGCCCTCGGCCACGCGAGCGAGCAGCCGTATCTCGCGGGTCAACGTCAGTCGGGGCGGCCCCGGCGACCGCTCGTCATCTTCCTGGTCCCCGTCGACGGGGAAGCCGAACAGCTCGGCGAGCGCGTCCATGACGGTGAGCACGGGCAGAGCGGCGGTGGTGCCGTCTTCGAGGGTGAGCTGCCACATGCTCTCGCGGGACGCGTCTTCGAGGCGGGCGAGGCGGTCGGCGAGCTTGTTCTTCCTACGGGCCATCAGCGCGCGTCACCCCCGGCTGCTTCGAGGGCGGCGAGGCGCTGTTCGAGGTCGAGGGACTCGCGCAGGGCAAGGACGGCGTCGAGCAACACACGGGCAGCCTGCACGCGGGCCTGCCCCTTCTCGTTGTCGAGCGCATCGACGAGGGTGGCCACGGCCTTGGTCGAGGCGGCGGCGAGCTGCCCGACTGCGAGCTGTAGCAGCTCGGTTCGAGTCGCCGTTACCTGTCGACCGAACCCGGGGTCCTCCATCCAACGGCGGATGGTGCGGCCGGAGACGCCGGCCTCGCGGGCGGCCTGCTCGGCCGTGTTGCCGCGGGCCAGGGCGACCACAGCGGCGGGGCGATTCTTACTGGTCATCTCGGGGTCCTTCTCTCCTCACGCGCGCGTGAGGACGTAATGAGGCGTGGGTGGGCGTTCCCCGCGACGGCAGGGAGACCGGAGGAGGCGACATCCGGGCATCTGGTGATCGGGGAGACGCTGAGCGTGTCCCGAGGGTGAGTGCGGGCCGTGAGTGTGGCCCGTTTGACCGTGTCCCCTATAGGGACACTGGGACACGGTCATACGGTCGGGGCCACCGTGGCCGGGGAAGTGGTCGGCCACGGTGGGACACGGTCGTACGGTCAGTCGGTGGAATCGGTAAACGGGCGCTTCGACTCGTGAAGCTGCGCGTTTCGGGCGCCGGGCGTGACGCTCACGTACCCCTCGTCGACAAGCAGGGCGAGCGCTCGGCGTACGGCATCCTGCTTGCCGGACACACGGTCGAGGACACCGCGCACGCTGAGCGGCTCCCTCGCGGTGGCGAGAGCGTCTGACACCCGCTTCATGAGCGCCGTCGGCCGGAACGGCCCGTCACGCTGCACGGGCGCCGGCAGACTCACGAGCGCCGAGCCGTCGAGCTGGGACTCGACGATGAAGTCGGCGAACCAGTGAAGCGCCCCGTTGCTGCCCGGCAGAGCGTTCTTGCGGACCTGTCCGGGGCGGTCCTTGGCAACGCGTACACGGGATTTGCCCGTCTGCCCGGGGGCAAGGGGCGTGATGTTCTCCAGTACGAAGGCGCACCCGTTGAGTCCGGAGAGCTTGTGCTGCGAGCCGGTCGCCCAGCGGCCCCGGCTCTCGCGGTCCTTGTTGACGTGGTCGAGCAGCAGCACGGCCGGGCCCTGCTCGGCGAGCCATCGGGGCAGGATGCGCCAGAAGCCGGCGACGTCCGTGTCGTCCTTCGGCTTGAGACCAAAGAGGCCCATCGCTTCGGTGACGCCATCGATGACGGCGAAGGTGGTCGGGCTGGTGAGGTAGGGGGCCAGAGCGGCGCGGCCTGCGTCGCCGAGCGGCCCGTCGGGGCGGAAGTAGTGGAAGCGTTCGGCGATGGCGGCGGCCGGGGCTCCGAGGGCGAGCAGGCGCGAGACGATGCCGCCTTCCTCGTCCTCGAAGTCGAGGTACATCACGGCGTTTCCGAGGGCGAGTTCGGCGGTCGCTACGGTGAGTGCAAGCCATGTCTTCATGGCTTCGGGCTCGGCGAAGATGCTGTGCAGGCGACCGGGGTAGAAGAGACCGGCGCCGTC harbors:
- a CDS encoding AAA family ATPase, producing MTAPTARERILAAVPAQPSEAAMTDRTTWQRVDLGPVLDGTHSAPQPTIGRRDDGAGLFYPGRLHSIFAEPEAMKTWLALTVATAELALGNAVMYLDFEDEEGGIVSRLLALGAPAAAIAERFHYFRPDGPLGDAGRAALAPYLTSPTTFAVIDGVTEAMGLFGLKPKDDTDVAGFWRILPRWLAEQGPAVLLLDHVNKDRESRGRWATGSQHKLSGLNGCAFVLENITPLAPGQTGKSRVRVAKDRPGQVRKNALPGSNGALHWFADFIVESQLDGSALVSLPAPVQRDGPFRPTALMKRVSDALATAREPLSVRGVLDRVSGKQDAVRRALALLVDEGYVSVTPGARNAQLHESKRPFTDSTD